In Thermovirga sp., the genomic stretch CACCTTCTGGGGGTCGATAACCCCGATCTTCTCCTGGGCGGAGGCGATGCCTGAAATTGCTACCAGTACCAAGATACTTATTGCCACAACCGAAAGGATCTTTCGCGAGCGAGACATTTAAGAACCTCCTTTAAATTCACTCGATCAGGTCAATATTCTATCCTTACAAACCCGGAACGTCCAGTTATAATTACCTAGTCGCGTTCGTACGAATGCAAAGAGAACGGAGGCTGCGCGATGGACTGCATCGCCACATTCGAAACCGCCCAAATGGCGATTCTCTTCGACAAGATGTGCCATAATATGGGTTTCTCCTGTAGGGTCGTACCGGTCCCCAAGAATATTTCCGCCAGTTGCGGTCTTGCCTGCCGCTTCAAGGCGGAAGAGGAACCCATGATCCGGGGACTTGCGGTGGAACACTCCATAGAAGTCCTGGATTATCACTTCCCCCATCCTTAAAAGTTCCCTTCGCCCCGGCCACGCTTTTCAAGAAGCCCCGGCAAGGGCCCAGACGACGGCCCCCTCGACCCTGCCCCCAGCCTGCCTGA encodes the following:
- a CDS encoding DUF3343 domain-containing protein; this translates as MDCIATFETAQMAILFDKMCHNMGFSCRVVPVPKNISASCGLACRFKAEEEPMIRGLAVEHSIEVLDYHFPHP